GACACAGCCGTTCACAGCACCCGTCCCGTCCCCGCGGCGACGGGAAGCAAACGTGCGGGATGGGGACAGCTCGACACCGCTCCGAGATATGGGGCTGATTTCAATAAGCAAAGTCGTCCATTAAATTTTAATTTTTCTCATTTGGAAAGCATCAAAGCAGTTGAAATTGGCCACCGTCCGCGGTCCGCCTGGGTCGCGTCGGTGCCTCCCCCTGTTGCGCCCTGCACCACCATCCACCCCACCGCGGGAACGACCGCGCAGAGCAGACAGAGCAGACGTGACTTTCAGAAGTAGTACTCCCACCATCGGGAGGGAGTGGGGGTTGGGTCATGGGTGGGGGGCCGGCAGATCTTGCGACTTGCGGCTGCCACGCGCGGACGCGCCCATCGAGGACGACGGAACGGATCTTCTTGTTCCACCATCCTCCGGTGACAGTGGAATAGGATTTTGCTGTGCCCGTTGCGCCGCTTGTGCCTCTTTTTCGAAAGAAAATCTTTACTGCCAACGTAATTACCACAGCAGAAAAAAAATCCTAATTCAACGATTTGAAACATGAATGGCAAAATCGCATCAGATATCAAACAAATTTAACTTGCAAATTCTTCAATCCATTCATTCAATCAATAGTACTCCACGCGCCCATCAAGGACGATGGAATGTGGGGTTCGATCTTGTTCCACGATGCTGCACCCATCTATCTTAACAAAATGGGATAGGGTTTGCTGTGTCCATTGCGCCGCTTGTGCCTCTTTTCTTAAGGGATAACAACAAATAACAACAGAAAATCGGTAGTGCCCCTAACTTTTTTGAAGTAAAAATAAAGAGAGAGACTCTTGTTGTGAGCAGCCTCTCCCAATTACTCCACAAGGGAACAAGGGATTCAATCAACGATTTCAACATGAATGGAATGGCAAAATCGGACAGAAATCAAACGAATTTAACTCGCAAATTCTTCAATCCATTCATTCAATCAATTGAACATTCTCTCCCATATTTCATCTCCCTCTCCTCGATTCGAAAATAAAACAAAAGTACAATAAAAGAAGAtagcatctctctctctctcttcaatGGCGGGATACATCCGGATGAGCGCAGCAGCAGCCGGCCTAGACGACGGTGTAGAGAATAATCTCCGTGGCGTCGATGGCGGCCCGCTGCTGCCTCTTCATCATGGCCATGGCCACGGCGCCTCCTTCGCCGGGCACCATCCCGCCGGCGTCGCCGGCGCCGGGGGCGGCCGAGGAGGAGGCGGGAGGGTGGTAGTACATCCGGGCCGTCTGCGGGCAGTGGGAGTGGAACCGCGCGGCGATGCGCACCCCCATGTCCAGCAGCTCCACGTACTTCCCCATGGATCTCGCGCAAATCTGACCacctccttctctctctctctgctcgaCGAAGATTGATGACCGGGACGGAGAAAGCAGCCGAGAACTCGAAAGGACGGAGAGCTTGGTAGCGCTAAGCTCTCTTTTCGTGGAACGGGGAGGCCCAGGAACTGGGGGCGGCCATGGGAGGGGTGGAGGAGAGCAGGGGAGAGGAGCTCATGCTTGGGGAGGCTATGGAGGAGGGGGCGGGCCTTTTATAGGAGGAAATAATGGGGgagattttaattttttttccttGACCTGGCTGGCCGTATTTATTGATTATAATTAATGTCTTTAGGTATTTGCCGTGTCGTGGGCTGGGCCTGGGTTGGCGTCCGTTAGGTTTTCCGTGCTTGACACAGCACAGACGCGTCGGCGGTTCGCTTCGTAGAGCCTTTTGTTGCCTTCTCGCGTTCATTTCCTTGGACGGTTTTTTCACATGCTTGAAAACGAAACGACGCTTCCGCGAACTATCCTAGTAGGCGACGCGGCTATCGGCACCACGCCACAAAAATTGCCCGCCCCCTACCCCCGATTCTCAGGTGCGGGTGATGCTCTGCGTCGGTCGACCGGTCGAGCTGCAGATCGGTCACCATGTGCGCCATCGGATCGCTCATttttttttaaatgaaataatGGAGAATGTTAACTATTTTCTTCGCCTGGCTGGCTGTATTAACTGACTATTTATTACTTTTAGGCATTTATCGTGTTTTTGTGGGTTGGCAGTGTTTTTTTGTTGCCATGGTAGCATTACCTTTTTTTTAGAAAATGGTAGCATTACATAGTTGAATAGACATAAGACCATCTA
This genomic window from Aegilops tauschii subsp. strangulata cultivar AL8/78 chromosome 4, Aet v6.0, whole genome shotgun sequence contains:
- the LOC109733618 gene encoding uncharacterized protein, with product MGKYVELLDMGVRIAARFHSHCPQTARMYYHPPASSSAAPGAGDAGGMVPGEGGAVAMAMMKRQQRAAIDATEIILYTVV